From one Streptomyces sp. SCSIO 30461 genomic stretch:
- a CDS encoding DUF4307 domain-containing protein yields the protein MTTVRPQVPGGRYGRPADERADRGLKIVGAVLGVGLLTMVGWFGYGYVSGQKISAELIKWDVTADDRVEVHLEVRKSHGTRGYCTLRSRARDGSEVGRRDVRFDAPGTRIDEVVTVRTTARATSAELTGCTADNGSKD from the coding sequence ATGACCACGGTGCGCCCGCAGGTGCCCGGTGGCCGCTACGGCCGCCCGGCGGACGAGCGCGCGGATCGTGGGCTCAAGATCGTGGGGGCGGTGCTCGGTGTGGGACTGCTCACCATGGTGGGCTGGTTCGGATACGGCTACGTCAGCGGCCAGAAGATCAGCGCCGAGCTGATCAAGTGGGATGTGACCGCGGACGACCGGGTCGAAGTCCATCTCGAAGTCCGGAAGTCCCATGGCACCAGGGGATACTGCACACTGCGTTCCCGTGCCCGCGACGGCAGCGAGGTCGGCCGCAGGGACGTCCGCTTCGACGCCCCGGGTACGCGAATCGACGAGGTGGTCACCGTGCGTACTACGGCAAGGGCGACCAGCGCGGAGCTTACGGGGTGTACGGCCGACAACGGGTCGAAAGACTGA
- the mca gene encoding mycothiol conjugate amidase Mca: MTEQLRLMAVHAHPDDESSKGAATMAKYVSEGVDVLVVTCTGGERGSILNPKLQGDKYIEENIHEVRRKEMDEAREILGVKQEWLGFVDSGLPEGDPLPPLPDGCFALEDVDKAAGELVRKIRAFRPQVITTYDENGGYPHPDHIMTHKITMVAFDGAADTEKYPESEYGDAFQPQKLYYNQGFNRPRTVALHEALIARGMESPYGEWLERWKEFQRAERTLTTYVPCADFFETRDRALIAHATQIDPEGGWFRVPMEIQTEIWPTEEYELAKSWVDTSLPESDLFAGIRDNA; the protein is encoded by the coding sequence TTGACTGAGCAGCTGCGACTGATGGCCGTTCACGCGCACCCCGACGACGAGTCGAGCAAGGGCGCGGCGACGATGGCCAAGTATGTGTCCGAGGGGGTGGACGTGCTGGTCGTCACCTGCACGGGGGGCGAGCGCGGCTCCATCCTCAATCCGAAGCTCCAGGGCGACAAGTACATCGAGGAGAACATCCACGAGGTGCGTCGCAAGGAGATGGACGAGGCCCGCGAGATCCTCGGTGTGAAGCAGGAGTGGCTCGGCTTCGTCGACTCCGGCCTTCCGGAGGGCGACCCGCTGCCTCCGCTGCCGGACGGTTGCTTCGCCCTGGAGGACGTCGACAAGGCTGCGGGTGAGCTGGTGCGCAAGATCCGCGCCTTCCGCCCGCAGGTCATCACGACGTATGACGAGAACGGCGGCTACCCGCACCCCGACCACATCATGACCCACAAGATCACCATGGTGGCCTTCGACGGCGCGGCGGACACCGAGAAGTACCCGGAGTCCGAGTACGGCGACGCCTTCCAGCCCCAGAAGCTCTACTACAACCAGGGCTTCAACCGTCCGCGGACGGTGGCCCTGCACGAGGCGCTCATCGCGCGCGGCATGGAGTCCCCGTACGGGGAGTGGCTGGAGCGCTGGAAGGAGTTCCAGCGCGCCGAGCGGACGCTGACCACGTACGTCCCGTGCGCCGACTTCTTCGAGACCCGGGACAGGGCACTGATCGCCCACGCGACGCAGATCGACCCGGAGGGCGGCTGGTTCCGGGTGCCCATGGAGATCCAGACGGAGATCTGGCCCACGGAGGAGTACGAGCTCGCCAAGTCTTGGGTCGATACCTCCCTCCCCGAGAGCGACCTCTTCGCGGGCATCCGCGACAATGCCTGA
- a CDS encoding tetratricopeptide repeat protein, with the protein MRDSHRAEAERLLIRAVDEEVRRSGGRADPAALLARGRTALETMAAEAAREEYAAYAGAVEAAEASRQSLSAGFRRRNVSTPLLVTAVGSVAAIGADMALGTTTGTAIGAGAVVAVVGAATTVAKVTASHWPAAHRRAGALAQPGGVEQLRLAWLTALEVRGIRPFIDQQRLLTASAARQGTRQGSRQGSLTENGATRTAAGGGAVASMAAASGAARSGGPVLRGGDRSQAARRRSVLEQSFGHLPAPDGPFTGRREAITRIAQWVHAARAATETKPTVVVLHGEPGSGRTTLAVRAAHELKDQFRGACVVDLRGDPAGSEQPLPTRDALLHLLNRLGAPREQLLFRERSSSPEQQVRRLSELYHQHLTGLPVTVVLDDASDPAQIRTLVPERSDSLVLVTSRRPFEPSDLGDEDTAWVHRLAVEPLDPAGAEELLAWSTGKPQEARSGPVEGPEGPPQRIQDEPYDTQSCDSVRELCGGLPLALRAAGSSLGTRSMRDLAAALSAYGGPAGPVERALRLRYTDQSEQARRLLRRLSLAGRTSLGAAAAAALLGTDETEGRRQLSALARAGLLDHVRGERYRLHDAVRAFAHARLLDEEELTERTAAQERLIIGYAELADSVIRLVDGKTSTRADHFDGHGFSSLEAALRWLDDESSFITAALRHAEGIDQQAVLNLLGALCDYCLLRGDLYRLGEISELTQAVDQGLLIRSVQWRTGIAARQLGELDKARTTLTSVVDLYREAHHDAGAARALCSLGITLHHQGNLGEAAAKLREALELQASDSLSADRAWTLHALAAVERDRADLAEALTLLSTALALHRGGESLHGEAWTHYQRGQVYLRTGDVPRAESELREALGLYGRTQDDRGEAWALTQLARARLVDGDPTPAVEQLRQAVSRHRDNEDARGEAWTLYYLGQSLEEQGDRDQAVRELERARTMFSRMRDVYGLACARHHSGRATRDQRAARTGNLRNSGFARQLLVDARADFRRIGVAHGEAWTCLELAVIDAGNDRPVQALGLCDEAIALFASCGDRRGDAWARFLRGTLLPYASAGGVEVGTVVAQEELSTLRTELRTEPHPSRDPKLEDFLDAFALVLERGVRLEEGWQAWSLGMVPDRHAREVMGVPTG; encoded by the coding sequence ATGCGGGACAGCCATCGAGCGGAAGCCGAACGGCTGTTGATACGCGCGGTCGACGAGGAGGTACGCCGCTCGGGTGGGCGCGCCGACCCAGCCGCGCTGCTGGCACGTGGGCGGACAGCGCTGGAGACGATGGCGGCGGAAGCGGCTCGGGAGGAGTACGCCGCCTACGCCGGTGCCGTCGAAGCGGCCGAGGCGAGCCGACAGTCCCTGTCGGCGGGCTTCCGGCGCCGGAACGTCTCGACTCCGCTGCTGGTCACCGCCGTTGGGTCGGTCGCTGCCATCGGCGCGGACATGGCGCTCGGCACCACCACGGGCACGGCCATCGGCGCCGGGGCCGTCGTCGCCGTCGTCGGCGCCGCCACGACCGTGGCCAAGGTGACCGCGTCGCACTGGCCCGCCGCACACCGCAGGGCCGGGGCGCTGGCTCAGCCGGGCGGGGTCGAACAGCTGCGCCTCGCATGGCTGACGGCGCTGGAGGTACGGGGCATCCGCCCGTTCATCGACCAGCAGCGTCTGCTGACGGCATCCGCTGCCAGACAAGGCACCAGGCAAGGCTCCCGGCAGGGCTCCCTCACGGAGAACGGAGCGACGCGGACAGCGGCAGGCGGGGGCGCGGTCGCGAGCATGGCCGCAGCCTCCGGCGCGGCGCGGTCCGGCGGTCCGGTGCTCCGCGGCGGCGACCGCAGCCAGGCGGCCCGCAGACGCAGTGTGCTGGAGCAGTCCTTCGGGCACCTGCCCGCCCCGGACGGGCCGTTCACGGGACGGCGCGAGGCGATCACACGGATCGCCCAGTGGGTGCACGCCGCACGCGCGGCCACGGAGACGAAGCCGACGGTCGTCGTTCTGCACGGCGAACCGGGCTCGGGCCGCACCACACTCGCGGTGCGCGCCGCGCATGAGCTGAAGGACCAGTTCCGCGGCGCGTGCGTGGTCGACCTGCGTGGTGACCCGGCAGGCTCCGAGCAGCCCCTGCCCACCCGCGACGCGCTGCTGCACCTGCTGAACCGGCTGGGCGCCCCGCGCGAGCAGTTGCTGTTCCGGGAGCGGTCGTCGTCTCCCGAGCAGCAGGTACGGCGGCTGAGCGAGTTGTACCACCAGCATCTGACCGGCCTTCCGGTCACCGTCGTACTGGACGACGCGAGCGATCCCGCCCAGATCCGGACGTTGGTGCCGGAACGCTCCGACTCGCTGGTGCTGGTGACGTCCCGTCGGCCCTTCGAGCCGTCCGACCTCGGGGACGAGGACACGGCGTGGGTGCACCGGCTGGCGGTGGAGCCCCTGGACCCGGCGGGTGCCGAGGAGCTGCTGGCATGGTCCACCGGAAAGCCGCAGGAGGCGCGGTCGGGACCGGTGGAAGGGCCGGAAGGGCCGCCGCAGCGGATTCAGGACGAGCCGTACGACACCCAGTCCTGCGATTCGGTGAGGGAGTTGTGCGGCGGGCTGCCGCTCGCGCTGCGTGCGGCCGGATCCTCGCTCGGGACGCGCTCGATGCGGGACCTGGCCGCCGCGCTGTCCGCGTACGGCGGCCCGGCAGGCCCCGTCGAGCGGGCGCTGCGGCTGCGCTACACCGACCAGAGCGAGCAGGCACGCCGGCTGCTGCGGCGGCTGTCGCTTGCGGGGCGTACCTCGCTCGGCGCCGCCGCGGCCGCGGCCCTGCTGGGCACGGACGAGACGGAGGGCCGGCGGCAGTTGTCGGCGCTCGCCAGGGCGGGGCTGCTGGACCATGTACGCGGCGAGCGCTACCGATTGCACGACGCAGTCCGGGCCTTCGCCCACGCACGTCTGCTGGACGAGGAGGAACTGACGGAGCGCACCGCCGCGCAGGAACGGCTGATCATCGGTTACGCGGAGCTCGCGGACTCGGTGATCCGGCTGGTCGACGGCAAGACGTCGACCCGCGCCGACCACTTCGACGGCCACGGCTTCTCCTCGTTGGAGGCGGCGCTGCGCTGGCTGGACGACGAGTCCAGCTTCATCACGGCGGCACTGCGGCACGCGGAGGGCATCGACCAGCAGGCCGTGCTCAACCTGCTCGGCGCTCTGTGCGACTACTGCCTGCTGCGGGGCGACCTCTACCGCCTCGGTGAGATCAGCGAACTGACCCAGGCGGTCGACCAGGGGCTGCTGATCCGCTCGGTCCAGTGGCGTACGGGTATCGCCGCCCGCCAGCTCGGCGAGCTGGACAAGGCACGCACCACCCTGACGTCGGTGGTGGACCTCTACCGCGAGGCGCACCATGACGCCGGCGCGGCCAGGGCCCTGTGCTCGCTCGGTATCACCCTGCACCACCAGGGCAACCTCGGCGAGGCCGCGGCGAAGCTGCGCGAGGCGCTCGAACTCCAGGCGTCCGACTCACTGTCCGCCGACCGTGCCTGGACGCTGCACGCCCTCGCCGCGGTGGAACGGGACCGGGCCGACCTCGCGGAGGCGCTGACCCTGCTGTCCACCGCGCTGGCACTGCACCGGGGCGGCGAATCCCTGCACGGTGAGGCCTGGACCCACTACCAGCGGGGGCAGGTGTACCTGCGGACGGGCGACGTCCCACGGGCCGAGTCGGAGCTGCGGGAGGCCCTCGGGCTCTACGGCCGCACCCAGGACGACCGCGGCGAGGCCTGGGCGCTGACCCAGCTCGCCCGCGCCCGACTGGTGGACGGCGATCCGACGCCCGCCGTCGAGCAGTTGCGGCAGGCGGTGTCCCGGCACCGCGACAACGAGGACGCGCGCGGCGAGGCGTGGACGCTGTACTACCTGGGCCAGTCACTCGAGGAGCAGGGCGACCGCGACCAGGCGGTACGCGAACTGGAGCGGGCCCGCACGATGTTCTCGCGGATGCGCGACGTGTACGGGCTGGCCTGCGCCCGACACCACTCCGGCCGCGCCACCCGCGACCAGCGCGCCGCGCGCACGGGCAACCTACGCAACTCCGGCTTCGCCCGTCAGCTCCTGGTCGACGCGCGCGCCGACTTCCGCCGTATCGGCGTGGCCCACGGCGAGGCGTGGACGTGCCTCGAACTGGCAGTCATCGACGCCGGCAACGACCGGCCGGTCCAGGCCCTCGGCCTCTGCGACGAGGCGATCGCCCTGTTCGCCTCGTGCGGCGACCGCCGCGGCGACGCCTGGGCCCGCTTCCTTCGCGGCACGCTACTCCCGTACGCATCGGCGGGCGGGGTGGAGGTCGGCACGGTCGTCGCCCAGGAGGAGCTGTCCACCCTCCGAACCGAGCTCCGCACCGAACCGCACCCGAGCCGCGACCCGAAGCTGGAGGACTTCCTGGATGCCTTCGCCCTCGTCCTGGAGCGCGGGGTGCGTCTGGAGGAGGGCTGGCAGGCCTGGTCCCTGGGGATGGTGCCGGACCGGCACGCGCGGGAGGTGATGGGCGTACCCACCGGCTGA
- the lanKC gene encoding class III lanthionine synthetase LanKC, whose protein sequence is MNKGYAVFCDADRRFYDAPHRLTAVAADDADRSATVNHAGGAADGDRPGETGRTNATGRTGGGIGRPYEAARRAAPAGWQRHQSGDWLAFRPLDAQLPSQGWKIHVSACLDNAEKVLAQVWDYCVPRDIAFKFMPSRYLLHTRNAKYADRAGSGKFITVYPADDAQCRTIAEDLDALLGGEPGPYILSDLRWGSGPVYLRYGSFTERHCRDEQGELRPAVEDAEGRLVPDLREPAFHLPPWVPLPDFLRPHLAARSATTTTAIPYTIERALHFSNGGGVYTGRDERTGRRVVLKEARPHAGLAADGADAVARLERERDALEQLAGLGCTPEVLDWFTLGDHSFLVLEFIEGRPLNGFFARRHPLIEQDPSAEALAEYTAWALRIHGLVTEAIDAVHARGVAFNDLHLFNIMVSDDESSVVLLDFEAAAGIAEARRQVIANPGFVAPADRRGADVDRYALACLRIALFLPLTSLLAVDRGKAAHLADIVAEHFPVDRGFLDEAVAEITRGGPLPAPPPPATRADSAPRYLPVEPGDWPDSRDSMAAAIRASATFGRDDRCFPGDIAQFASPVGGACFAHGAAGVLHALVETGCGRWPEAEEWLLRATRKPAPGTPLGFYDGLAGIAWTLDRLGHTAAALELVDVIRAQDWSGMAPDLHSGLAGIGLALDAIGASTGDKSLLDAALRCGRLVAEGAASGRAAQRAGLLYGGSGTALLQLRLYERSGDPALLAAASDALNRDLDRCVRAAGGALQVDEGWRTMPYLGAGSVGIGMVLDDWLAHGDDERFTRARGEIVQAAQAKFYAQPGLFRGAAGMVLHLSRTAASGAYPGTHTGTVTGTSPTDIARQIGVLAWHAVPFEGHLAFPGEQMMRLSMDLATGTAGCLLALGAALHDAPVQLPFLPPPPTGR, encoded by the coding sequence ATGAACAAGGGGTACGCGGTCTTCTGCGACGCCGACCGGCGTTTCTACGACGCTCCGCACAGGCTCACCGCCGTCGCCGCGGACGACGCGGACCGCTCGGCCACCGTGAACCACGCCGGCGGCGCGGCGGACGGCGACCGGCCCGGCGAGACCGGCCGGACGAACGCGACCGGCCGGACCGGCGGCGGTATCGGCCGACCGTACGAGGCGGCACGGCGGGCGGCCCCCGCGGGATGGCAGCGGCACCAGTCCGGTGACTGGCTCGCCTTCCGGCCCCTGGATGCCCAACTCCCCTCGCAGGGATGGAAGATCCATGTATCCGCCTGCCTCGACAACGCCGAGAAGGTGCTCGCCCAGGTCTGGGACTACTGCGTCCCCAGGGACATCGCCTTCAAGTTCATGCCGAGCCGCTATCTGCTGCACACCCGCAACGCCAAGTACGCCGACCGTGCCGGCAGCGGCAAGTTCATCACCGTGTACCCCGCGGACGACGCGCAGTGCCGCACCATCGCCGAGGACCTCGACGCACTGCTCGGCGGTGAGCCGGGGCCGTACATCCTCAGTGATCTGCGCTGGGGCAGCGGGCCCGTGTACCTGAGGTACGGCAGCTTCACCGAGCGGCACTGCCGCGACGAGCAGGGAGAGCTGCGCCCCGCCGTCGAGGATGCCGAAGGGCGACTCGTACCGGACCTCAGGGAGCCGGCGTTCCATCTGCCGCCCTGGGTGCCGCTCCCCGACTTCCTCCGGCCGCATCTCGCCGCCCGGTCCGCGACCACCACGACCGCCATCCCCTACACCATCGAACGGGCTTTGCACTTCTCCAACGGCGGGGGCGTCTACACCGGGCGGGACGAGCGCACCGGGCGAAGAGTCGTCCTCAAGGAAGCACGGCCCCATGCCGGGCTCGCCGCCGACGGAGCCGACGCCGTGGCCCGTCTTGAGCGGGAGAGAGACGCGCTGGAGCAGCTCGCGGGGCTGGGCTGCACGCCCGAGGTGCTGGACTGGTTCACGCTGGGCGACCACAGCTTCCTGGTGCTGGAGTTCATCGAGGGGCGCCCGCTCAACGGCTTCTTCGCCCGGCGGCACCCGCTGATCGAGCAGGATCCGTCCGCGGAGGCACTCGCCGAATACACCGCCTGGGCACTGCGCATCCACGGACTGGTGACCGAAGCCATCGACGCGGTGCACGCCCGGGGCGTGGCCTTCAACGATCTGCATCTGTTCAACATCATGGTCTCCGACGACGAGTCATCGGTGGTGCTGCTGGACTTCGAGGCGGCCGCCGGTATCGCTGAGGCACGCAGACAGGTCATCGCCAACCCCGGCTTCGTGGCACCGGCCGACCGCCGGGGCGCGGATGTCGACCGCTATGCCCTCGCCTGCCTGCGGATCGCCCTCTTCCTGCCGCTGACCAGCCTGCTGGCGGTGGACCGGGGAAAGGCGGCGCACCTGGCGGACATCGTGGCCGAGCACTTCCCGGTGGACCGGGGCTTCCTCGACGAGGCGGTCGCCGAGATCACCCGAGGAGGTCCGCTCCCGGCCCCCCCGCCCCCGGCGACCCGCGCCGACTCGGCTCCCCGCTATCTCCCCGTCGAGCCGGGCGACTGGCCGGACAGCCGTGACTCGATGGCCGCGGCCATCCGGGCCTCCGCCACCTTCGGACGCGACGACCGCTGCTTCCCGGGGGACATAGCCCAGTTCGCGTCCCCCGTGGGCGGCGCGTGCTTCGCCCACGGGGCTGCGGGAGTGCTCCACGCCCTCGTGGAGACCGGCTGCGGTCGGTGGCCCGAGGCCGAGGAATGGCTGCTGCGTGCGACACGCAAACCGGCCCCGGGCACTCCGCTCGGGTTCTACGACGGGCTCGCGGGCATCGCCTGGACCCTGGACCGGCTCGGGCATACCGCGGCGGCGCTGGAGCTCGTGGATGTCATCAGGGCCCAGGACTGGAGCGGCATGGCACCCGATCTGCACAGCGGACTCGCCGGAATCGGGCTCGCGCTGGACGCCATCGGAGCCTCCACGGGCGACAAGTCGCTGCTCGACGCCGCGCTGCGCTGCGGCCGCCTCGTGGCGGAGGGCGCGGCCTCGGGCAGGGCAGCCCAGCGCGCCGGGCTGCTGTACGGAGGCAGCGGCACCGCCCTGCTCCAGCTGAGGCTGTACGAACGCTCCGGCGACCCCGCCCTGCTCGCCGCCGCATCCGACGCGCTGAACCGCGACCTCGACCGCTGCGTCCGGGCCGCGGGCGGGGCCCTGCAGGTGGACGAGGGTTGGCGCACCATGCCGTACCTCGGCGCCGGCAGCGTGGGCATCGGCATGGTGCTCGACGACTGGCTCGCCCACGGCGACGACGAGCGCTTCACCCGGGCGCGTGGTGAGATCGTGCAGGCCGCGCAGGCGAAGTTCTACGCCCAGCCGGGCCTGTTCCGCGGCGCCGCAGGGATGGTGCTGCACCTGAGCCGTACCGCAGCGTCCGGCGCGTATCCCGGTACCCACACGGGCACCGTCACCGGTACCTCACCCACCGACATCGCCCGGCAGATCGGCGTGCTGGCCTGGCACGCGGTTCCCTTCGAAGGCCATCTCGCCTTCCCCGGCGAGCAGATGATGCGGCTGTCCATGGACCTCGCCACCGGCACGGCCGGATGCCTGCTGGCGCTCGGCGCGGCGCTCCACGACGCACCGGTCCAGCTGCCCTTCCTGCCGCCGCCCCCCACCGGCCGCTGA
- a CDS encoding SapB/AmfS family lanthipeptide: MSLLDLQTMETAKDEHAEEFGGTGGGSRASLLLCGDSSLSITTCN; this comes from the coding sequence ATGTCTCTTCTCGACCTTCAGACGATGGAGACCGCCAAGGACGAGCACGCCGAGGAGTTCGGGGGTACCGGCGGCGGCAGCCGCGCGAGCCTGCTGCTCTGCGGCGACAGCAGCCTGAGCATCACCACCTGCAACTAG